In the Magnolia sinica isolate HGM2019 chromosome 15, MsV1, whole genome shotgun sequence genome, one interval contains:
- the LOC131227778 gene encoding peroxisomal (S)-2-hydroxyacid oxidase GLO4-like isoform X1, translating to MAGDPVNISEFQELARQALPKMSYDYFSGGAEDEHTLRENVEAFRRITFQPRILIDVSNVDVSSSILGYNVSAPIMVAPTGLHKLAHPEGEVATARAAAACNTIMVLSFSSNCTIAEVASSCNGIRFYQLYVYQRRDVSEKLVRRAEQNGFKAIVLTADTPKLGRRERDKRNKLVVPMLKNLEGLLSVEVNSEGGSKIEALGSRNMDPSLSWKDIGWLKSITSLPILIKGVLTAEDARMAVDAGVAGVIVSNHGARQLDYAPASITVLEEVVEAVAGRVPVLVDGGIRRGTDVFKALALGAQAVMVGRPVIYGLAAKGEYGARRVIEMLRDELELTMALNGCRCVKDITRSYVRTERDRLRSLL from the exons ATGGCGGGTGACCCGGTTAACATCAGCGAGTTCCAAGAACTGGCCCGGCAAGCTCTGCCGAAGATGAGCTACGACTACTTCAGCGGAGGAGCTGAGGACGAGCACACCTTGAGGGAGAACGTCGAAGCGTTTCGAAGAATCAC GTTTCAGCCAAGAATTCTTATAGATGTGAGCAATGTAGATGTGTCGTCGTCGATATTGGGGTACAATGTTTCAGCCCCGATCATGGTCGCTCCGACTGGATTGCATAAACTGGCTCACCCCGAAG GAGAGGTCGCCACTGCCAGAGCTGCTGCAGCATGTAATACAATCATG GTGCTATCATTTTCATCTAATTGCACCATTGCGGAGGTTGCTTCCAGCTGCAATGGGATCCGTTTCTATCAATTATAT GTATACCAAAGACGAGATGTTTCGGAGAAGTTAGTACGGAGAGCCGAGCAGAACGGATTCAAGGCTATCGTTCTCACCGCTGACACTCCAAAGCTTGGTAGGAGGGAAAGGGACAAAAGGAATAA ATTGGTTGTGCCTATGTTGAAGAATCTCGAAGGTCTCTTGTCAGTGGAAGTCAATTCT gAAGGAGGCTCAAAGATCGAAGCCTTAGGATCACGGAACATGGATCCTTCTTTGAGTTGGAAG GACATTGGATGGTTGAAATCTATAACGAGCCTGCCGATTCTGATCAAGGGCGTGCTCACTGCAGAAGATG CTAGAATGGCAGTCGACGCTGGTGTAGCAGGGGTGATTGTATCAAACCATGGTGCTCGCCAGCTTGATTATGCGCCAGCTTCGATAACTGTTCTTGAGGAG GTGGTGGAAGCTGTAGCTGGAAGAGTTCCTGTTCTCGTCGATGGAGGAATCCGGCGAGGAACTGATGTTTTCAAGGCCTTGGCTCTTGGAGCCCAAGCTGTTATG GTTGGGCGGCCGGTGATCTACGGCCTGGCGGCAAAGGGAGAATACGGTGCGAGGCGAGTCATAGAAATGTTGAGGGATGAGCTCGAGCTCACCATGGCACTCAACGGATGCCGCTGTGTGAAGGATATTACCAGGAGCTATGTGCGGACAGAACGCGACCGGTTGAGATCCTTGCTTTGA
- the LOC131227778 gene encoding peroxisomal (S)-2-hydroxy-acid oxidase GLO4-like isoform X3, whose amino-acid sequence MAGDPVNISEFQELARQALPKMSYDYFSGGAEDEHTLRENVEAFRRITFQPRILIDVSNVDVSSSILGYNVSAPIMVAPTGLHKLAHPEGEVATARAAAACNTIMVLSFSSNCTIAEVASSCNGIRFYQLYEGGSKIEALGSRNMDPSLSWKDIGWLKSITSLPILIKGVLTAEDARMAVDAGVAGVIVSNHGARQLDYAPASITVLEEVVEAVAGRVPVLVDGGIRRGTDVFKALALGAQAVMVGRPVIYGLAAKGEYGARRVIEMLRDELELTMALNGCRCVKDITRSYVRTERDRLRSLL is encoded by the exons ATGGCGGGTGACCCGGTTAACATCAGCGAGTTCCAAGAACTGGCCCGGCAAGCTCTGCCGAAGATGAGCTACGACTACTTCAGCGGAGGAGCTGAGGACGAGCACACCTTGAGGGAGAACGTCGAAGCGTTTCGAAGAATCAC GTTTCAGCCAAGAATTCTTATAGATGTGAGCAATGTAGATGTGTCGTCGTCGATATTGGGGTACAATGTTTCAGCCCCGATCATGGTCGCTCCGACTGGATTGCATAAACTGGCTCACCCCGAAG GAGAGGTCGCCACTGCCAGAGCTGCTGCAGCATGTAATACAATCATG GTGCTATCATTTTCATCTAATTGCACCATTGCGGAGGTTGCTTCCAGCTGCAATGGGATCCGTTTCTATCAATTATAT gAAGGAGGCTCAAAGATCGAAGCCTTAGGATCACGGAACATGGATCCTTCTTTGAGTTGGAAG GACATTGGATGGTTGAAATCTATAACGAGCCTGCCGATTCTGATCAAGGGCGTGCTCACTGCAGAAGATG CTAGAATGGCAGTCGACGCTGGTGTAGCAGGGGTGATTGTATCAAACCATGGTGCTCGCCAGCTTGATTATGCGCCAGCTTCGATAACTGTTCTTGAGGAG GTGGTGGAAGCTGTAGCTGGAAGAGTTCCTGTTCTCGTCGATGGAGGAATCCGGCGAGGAACTGATGTTTTCAAGGCCTTGGCTCTTGGAGCCCAAGCTGTTATG GTTGGGCGGCCGGTGATCTACGGCCTGGCGGCAAAGGGAGAATACGGTGCGAGGCGAGTCATAGAAATGTTGAGGGATGAGCTCGAGCTCACCATGGCACTCAACGGATGCCGCTGTGTGAAGGATATTACCAGGAGCTATGTGCGGACAGAACGCGACCGGTTGAGATCCTTGCTTTGA
- the LOC131227778 gene encoding peroxisomal (S)-2-hydroxyacid oxidase GLO4-like isoform X2, translating to MAGDPVNISEFQELARQALPKMSYDYFSGGAEDEHTLRENVEAFRRITFQPRILIDVSNVDVSSSILGYNVSAPIMVAPTGLHKLAHPEGEVATARAAAACNTIMVLSFSSNCTIAEVASSCNGIRFYQLYVYQRRDVSEKLVRRAEQNGFKAIVLTADTPKLGRRERDKRNKLVVPMLKNLEGLLSVEVNSEGGSKIEALGSRNMDPSLSWKVVEAVAGRVPVLVDGGIRRGTDVFKALALGAQAVMVGRPVIYGLAAKGEYGARRVIEMLRDELELTMALNGCRCVKDITRSYVRTERDRLRSLL from the exons ATGGCGGGTGACCCGGTTAACATCAGCGAGTTCCAAGAACTGGCCCGGCAAGCTCTGCCGAAGATGAGCTACGACTACTTCAGCGGAGGAGCTGAGGACGAGCACACCTTGAGGGAGAACGTCGAAGCGTTTCGAAGAATCAC GTTTCAGCCAAGAATTCTTATAGATGTGAGCAATGTAGATGTGTCGTCGTCGATATTGGGGTACAATGTTTCAGCCCCGATCATGGTCGCTCCGACTGGATTGCATAAACTGGCTCACCCCGAAG GAGAGGTCGCCACTGCCAGAGCTGCTGCAGCATGTAATACAATCATG GTGCTATCATTTTCATCTAATTGCACCATTGCGGAGGTTGCTTCCAGCTGCAATGGGATCCGTTTCTATCAATTATAT GTATACCAAAGACGAGATGTTTCGGAGAAGTTAGTACGGAGAGCCGAGCAGAACGGATTCAAGGCTATCGTTCTCACCGCTGACACTCCAAAGCTTGGTAGGAGGGAAAGGGACAAAAGGAATAA ATTGGTTGTGCCTATGTTGAAGAATCTCGAAGGTCTCTTGTCAGTGGAAGTCAATTCT gAAGGAGGCTCAAAGATCGAAGCCTTAGGATCACGGAACATGGATCCTTCTTTGAGTTGGAAG GTGGTGGAAGCTGTAGCTGGAAGAGTTCCTGTTCTCGTCGATGGAGGAATCCGGCGAGGAACTGATGTTTTCAAGGCCTTGGCTCTTGGAGCCCAAGCTGTTATG GTTGGGCGGCCGGTGATCTACGGCCTGGCGGCAAAGGGAGAATACGGTGCGAGGCGAGTCATAGAAATGTTGAGGGATGAGCTCGAGCTCACCATGGCACTCAACGGATGCCGCTGTGTGAAGGATATTACCAGGAGCTATGTGCGGACAGAACGCGACCGGTTGAGATCCTTGCTTTGA